In the Pseudonocardia cypriaca genome, one interval contains:
- a CDS encoding GDSL-type esterase/lipase family protein, whose product MSETSWITTPVTADILRGALELERTEHGVLPHRLPAWARAQSPDGQLAMAEAQPSGVRLVFRTRATAVELDTLRTRPAYPGIPPRADGVYDLLVDGRLFGRATGTGGNVLVLDTAAGTAETRPGPVGTVRFGGLPARVKDVEIWLPYNEITELVALRSNAPVESVPPGDRRVWVHHGSSISHGSNAASATTTWPALAASLGGAELVNLGLGGSALLDQFTARTIRGTAADLISLELGINLVNSDVMRLRAFTPAVHGFLDTIREGHPTTPLLVVSPLLCPIHEDTPGPGAADLSTGTLQFRATGDPAERAAGKLTLRVIRAELARIVEQRAADDPNLHHLDGRVLYGDADFAELPLPDGLHPDAATHERIGERFAKLAFGAGGPFAPR is encoded by the coding sequence GTGAGCGAAACGAGCTGGATCACCACACCGGTCACCGCCGACATCCTGCGCGGTGCGCTCGAGCTGGAGCGCACCGAGCACGGCGTGCTCCCGCACCGGTTGCCGGCGTGGGCTCGCGCGCAGAGCCCGGACGGGCAGCTGGCCATGGCCGAGGCCCAGCCGTCCGGCGTCCGCCTGGTGTTCCGGACGCGAGCCACCGCCGTCGAGCTGGACACGCTGCGCACCAGGCCCGCATACCCGGGCATCCCACCCCGCGCGGACGGGGTGTACGACCTGCTCGTCGACGGCCGCCTGTTCGGCCGGGCCACCGGGACCGGCGGCAACGTCCTCGTGCTCGACACGGCCGCCGGCACCGCGGAGACCCGGCCCGGTCCGGTGGGGACCGTCCGGTTCGGCGGCCTCCCCGCGCGGGTGAAGGACGTCGAGATCTGGCTGCCGTACAACGAGATCACCGAGCTGGTGGCCCTGCGCAGCAACGCTCCCGTCGAGTCGGTGCCGCCGGGCGACCGCAGGGTGTGGGTGCACCACGGCAGCTCGATCAGCCACGGCTCGAACGCCGCGAGCGCCACCACGACCTGGCCCGCGTTGGCCGCGTCGCTCGGCGGTGCCGAACTGGTCAACCTCGGGCTGGGCGGCAGCGCCCTGCTCGACCAGTTCACGGCCCGCACCATCCGCGGCACCGCAGCGGACCTGATCAGCCTCGAGCTGGGCATCAACCTGGTCAACAGCGACGTGATGCGCCTGCGCGCCTTCACCCCGGCCGTGCACGGCTTCCTCGACACGATCCGAGAAGGCCACCCCACCACGCCGCTGCTGGTCGTCTCGCCCCTGCTCTGCCCCATCCACGAGGACACCCCCGGCCCCGGCGCCGCCGACCTCAGCACCGGGACCCTGCAGTTCCGGGCCACGGGCGACCCCGCGGAACGCGCCGCCGGGAAGCTGACGCTGCGGGTCATCCGTGCGGAGCTGGCCCGGATCGTGGAGCAGCGGGCGGCCGACGACCCGAACCTGCACCACCTCGACGGCCGCGTCCTCTACGGCGATGCCGACTTCGCCGAGCTGCCCCTGCCCGACGGGCTGCACCCCGACGCCGCCACCCACGAGCGCATCGGCGAGCGTTTCGCGAAGCTGGCCTTCGGCGCGGGCGGGCCGTTCGCCCCGCGCTAA
- the ilvD gene encoding dihydroxy-acid dehydratase codes for MPALRSRVTTHGRNAAGARSLWRATGMGDDDFGKPIVAIANSYTQFVPGHVHLKDLGDLVAGAIREAGGVAREFNTIAVDDGIAMGHGGMLYSLPSREVIADAVEYMVNGHAADALVCISNCDKITPGMLNAAMRLNIPTVFVSGGPMEAGKAVVVGGVAQAPTDLITAIAASASSQVDEAGLAEVERSACPTCGSCSGMFTANSMNCLTEALGLALPGNGSTLATHAARRELFLEAGRTVMALAKRWYGEDDASVLPRSIANRHAFENAMALDVAMGGSTNTVLHILAAAQEGEIDFDLAAIDEVSRRVPCLAKVSPNSSYHMEDVHRAGGIPAILGELWRAGLLHEDVHTVHTPTLAQWLSEWDIRSGSASEKAVELFHAAPGGVRTTEAFSTGNRWSSLDTDAAGGCIRDVAHAYTADGGLAVLRGNIAPDGAVIKTAGIPEDIWRFEGPARVVESQEEAVSVILTKQIQPGDVLVVRYEGPAGGPGMQEMLHPTAFLKGAGLGAKCALITDRRFSGGSSGISVGHISPEAASGGVIGLIEDGDTVLIDVRARLLEVQVPDEVLAERRAKMDASERPWQPKERDRPVSKALRAYAALATSADKGAVRQVP; via the coding sequence GTGCCGGCCCTCCGGTCCCGAGTCACCACCCATGGCCGCAACGCCGCCGGAGCACGCTCGCTCTGGCGCGCCACCGGCATGGGCGACGACGACTTCGGCAAGCCGATCGTCGCGATCGCCAACTCCTACACCCAGTTCGTGCCGGGCCACGTGCACCTCAAGGACCTCGGCGACCTCGTGGCGGGGGCGATCCGCGAGGCGGGCGGCGTGGCGCGGGAGTTCAACACGATCGCCGTCGACGACGGCATCGCGATGGGCCACGGCGGCATGCTCTACTCGCTGCCCTCGCGCGAGGTGATCGCCGACGCCGTCGAGTACATGGTCAACGGCCACGCCGCCGACGCGCTGGTCTGCATCTCCAACTGCGACAAGATCACGCCGGGCATGCTCAACGCCGCGATGCGGCTCAACATCCCCACCGTGTTCGTCTCCGGCGGGCCGATGGAGGCGGGCAAGGCGGTGGTGGTCGGCGGCGTCGCGCAGGCGCCCACCGACCTCATCACCGCGATCGCGGCCTCGGCTTCCTCGCAGGTGGACGAGGCCGGGCTCGCCGAGGTGGAGCGCTCCGCGTGCCCGACCTGCGGCTCGTGCTCTGGCATGTTCACCGCCAACTCGATGAACTGCCTCACCGAGGCGCTCGGCCTCGCCCTGCCCGGCAACGGTTCCACCCTGGCCACCCACGCCGCCCGCCGCGAGCTGTTCCTGGAGGCGGGCCGCACCGTGATGGCGCTCGCGAAGCGCTGGTACGGCGAGGACGACGCGTCCGTGCTGCCGCGCTCGATCGCCAACAGGCACGCGTTCGAGAACGCGATGGCGCTCGACGTCGCGATGGGCGGCTCAACGAACACGGTGCTGCACATCCTCGCCGCCGCGCAGGAAGGTGAGATCGACTTCGACCTCGCGGCCATCGACGAGGTCTCGCGCCGCGTGCCGTGCCTGGCCAAGGTCTCGCCGAACTCCAGCTATCACATGGAGGACGTGCACCGCGCGGGCGGCATCCCGGCCATCCTTGGCGAGCTGTGGCGGGCCGGCCTGCTGCACGAGGACGTGCACACCGTGCACACGCCGACGCTCGCGCAGTGGCTCTCGGAGTGGGACATCCGCAGCGGCTCGGCGTCGGAGAAGGCCGTGGAGCTGTTCCACGCCGCGCCCGGCGGCGTGCGCACCACCGAGGCGTTCTCCACCGGGAACCGCTGGTCGTCGCTCGACACCGACGCAGCGGGTGGCTGCATCCGCGACGTCGCCCACGCCTACACCGCCGACGGCGGGCTGGCCGTGCTGCGCGGCAACATCGCCCCGGACGGCGCCGTGATCAAGACGGCCGGCATCCCGGAGGACATCTGGCGCTTCGAGGGCCCGGCGCGGGTCGTCGAGAGCCAGGAGGAGGCCGTGTCGGTCATCCTCACCAAGCAGATCCAGCCCGGCGACGTGCTCGTCGTCCGCTACGAGGGGCCTGCGGGCGGGCCGGGGATGCAGGAGATGCTGCATCCCACCGCGTTCCTCAAGGGCGCAGGCCTCGGCGCGAAGTGCGCCCTGATCACCGACCGCCGGTTCTCCGGCGGCTCCAGCGGCATCTCGGTCGGCCACATCTCCCCCGAGGCCGCGAGCGGCGGTGTGATCGGCCTGATCGAGGACGGCGACACCGTTCTCATCGACGTCAGGGCCCGGCTGCTCGAGGTCCAGGTCCCCGACGAGGTCCTCGCCGAGCGCCGCGCCAAGATGGACGCGAGCGAGCGCCCGTGGCAGCCGAAGGAGCGCGACCGGCCGGTGAGCAAGGCCTTGCGCGCCTACGCGGCCCTGGCCACCAGCGCCGACAAGGGAGCCGTGCGGCAGGTCCCGTGA
- a CDS encoding TetR/AcrR family transcriptional regulator encodes MLGGATADWQSKRRESARREILSAAWDVARENGLAALTLREVAARVGMRAPSLYSHFSSKNAIYDAMFGQAWRSYEEMTAGAVLPAQPRAALRAMAKRFFEFAVADLPRNQLMNQRTIPGFTPSPESYAPAVRVIERLRSDMTRMGIADDGDVDLFIALVGGLADAQWANDPGGTRYARLLDRAVDMYADALHLPQVDDDQEET; translated from the coding sequence GTGTTAGGCGGAGCTACTGCTGATTGGCAGAGCAAACGGCGTGAGTCGGCGCGCCGCGAGATCCTCTCCGCCGCGTGGGACGTCGCACGCGAGAACGGGCTCGCCGCGCTGACCCTGCGCGAGGTCGCGGCGCGCGTCGGCATGCGCGCGCCGTCGCTGTACTCGCACTTCTCCTCCAAGAACGCGATCTACGACGCGATGTTCGGGCAGGCCTGGCGCTCCTACGAGGAGATGACCGCCGGCGCCGTCCTCCCGGCGCAGCCGCGCGCGGCGCTCCGGGCGATGGCCAAGCGGTTCTTCGAGTTCGCGGTGGCCGACCTCCCCCGCAACCAGCTGATGAACCAGCGCACGATCCCCGGCTTCACGCCGAGCCCGGAGAGCTACGCCCCCGCCGTACGTGTCATCGAACGCCTCCGCTCCGACATGACCCGGATGGGAATCGCCGACGACGGGGACGTCGACCTCTTCATCGCGCTCGTCGGCGGGCTCGCCGACGCCCAATGGGCCAACGACCCGGGCGGCACGCGCTACGCCCGGCTCCTCGATCGCGCCGTCGACATGTACGCCGACGCGCTCCACCTTCCGCAGGTCGACGATGACCAGGAGGAGACATGA
- a CDS encoding maleylpyruvate isomerase family mycothiol-dependent enzyme, whose amino-acid sequence MTTTRTRPTAPPRRSGLDRDTAMRLAATEYGRYLDQLRSLDEADWGRATDCPAWDVRAMAGHCLGMAEFAASLPTMARQNVVATRRGGEFIDELTDLQVQERRDLTPAQLVARYADVAAPAVRGRRRRSVLMGRLPMPGAQTINATPERWTFGYLFDTILTRDTWMHRVDTARATGRELVLTPEHDGALVADVVTEWAGRHGQPHTLTLTGPAGGRWGTSGQELELDAVEFCRVLSGRGEGEGLLGVMVPF is encoded by the coding sequence ATGACCACCACCCGAACCCGCCCGACCGCCCCGCCGCGCCGCTCCGGCCTCGACCGGGACACGGCGATGCGGCTCGCCGCCACCGAGTACGGCCGCTACCTCGACCAGCTGCGCTCGCTCGACGAGGCCGACTGGGGACGTGCGACCGACTGCCCCGCGTGGGACGTGCGGGCGATGGCAGGCCACTGCCTCGGCATGGCCGAGTTCGCCGCCTCGCTCCCGACCATGGCGCGGCAGAACGTGGTGGCGACCCGTCGCGGTGGTGAGTTCATCGACGAGCTCACCGACCTGCAGGTGCAGGAACGGCGTGACCTCACCCCGGCCCAGCTGGTCGCGCGCTACGCCGACGTCGCGGCGCCGGCGGTGCGGGGCAGGCGCAGGCGTTCGGTGCTCATGGGGCGGCTCCCGATGCCGGGGGCGCAGACGATCAACGCGACTCCGGAGCGATGGACGTTCGGCTACCTGTTCGACACGATCCTCACCCGCGACACCTGGATGCACCGCGTCGACACCGCCCGCGCCACCGGCCGCGAGCTGGTGCTCACGCCCGAGCACGACGGCGCGCTCGTCGCCGACGTCGTCACCGAGTGGGCGGGTCGGCACGGGCAGCCCCACACCCTCACCCTCACCGGCCCGGCCGGCGGGCGGTGGGGAACCAGCGGCCAGGAGCTGGAGCTGGACGCGGTCGAGTTCTGCCGCGTGCTGTCCGGTCGGGGTGAGGGCGAAGGCCTGCTGGGCGTGATGGTGCCCTTCTGA
- a CDS encoding PH domain-containing protein produces the protein MSAPPEPPPRAVFRVSPLVVLVALTLAVCVTPVAWAAPYLWLIYLVPIGIVVWTLRVRTVADPETVVVRRVIGGREVPWSEIAKVHLGRARNPASARVSAVLNDGSELALPAVHVRDLPRLAAVSGGRLPDPAAGE, from the coding sequence GTGAGCGCCCCGCCCGAGCCCCCGCCGCGCGCCGTATTCCGCGTCTCCCCGCTCGTCGTGCTGGTGGCGCTGACGCTGGCCGTCTGCGTCACCCCCGTCGCGTGGGCCGCGCCGTACCTGTGGCTGATCTACCTGGTCCCGATCGGGATCGTCGTGTGGACGCTGCGGGTGCGAACCGTCGCCGACCCCGAGACGGTCGTCGTGCGCCGGGTCATCGGCGGCCGCGAGGTGCCGTGGAGCGAGATCGCGAAGGTGCACCTCGGCCGCGCCCGCAACCCGGCGTCGGCCCGCGTCAGCGCCGTGCTGAACGACGGCTCCGAGCTCGCGCTGCCGGCCGTGCACGTGCGCGACCTGCCTCGCCTCGCGGCCGTGAGCGGCGGCCGCCTCCCCGACCCGGCAGCCGGCGAATAG
- a CDS encoding acetolactate synthase large subunit gives MTTATPRSGPVPGPSAPKPGPPPGRQGQPVTTGQAAPVRRVEEVPMTGAQSLVRSLEEVGCEVVFGIPGGTILPAYDPLLDSTKVRHVLVRHEQGAGHAATGYAQATGKVGVCMATSGPGATNLVTPIADAHMDSIPVVAITGQQSRPLIGTDAFQEADITGITMPVTKHNMLVTDAAEIPRAIMEAFHLASTGRPGPVLVDIPKDVLQEKTTFSWPPEMKLPGYRPTTRPHGKQIREAAKLMCAAKQPVLYVGGGVLKAEATAELLELAELTGIPVVTTLMARGAFPDSHPQHVGMPGMHGTVAAVAAMQKADLLVALGSRFDDRVTGQLSTFAQHATVVHADIDPAEISKNRRADVPIVGDCKEVITELIDAVRAEQASGAADLDAWWAQLDELRRTYPLGYDWPADGSLSPEYVIERIGQIAGPDAVYAAGVGQHQMWAAQFIKYEKPRSWLNSGGLGTMGFAVPAAMGAKMARPDALVWAIDGDGCFQMTNQELATCAIEDIPIKVAIINNGNLGMVRQWQNLFYEERYSNTDLGTHKHRIPDFKLLAEAMGCVGLRAESKDEVDKVIQQAMEINDRPVVIDFVVGADAQVWPMVAAGTGNDQIMAARNIRPLFDADEIVADDATASTQMTREA, from the coding sequence ATGACCACCGCAACGCCCCGATCCGGCCCGGTTCCCGGGCCGTCGGCCCCGAAGCCGGGGCCGCCTCCGGGCCGCCAGGGCCAGCCCGTGACCACGGGTCAGGCCGCGCCCGTACGGCGCGTCGAGGAGGTGCCGATGACCGGCGCCCAGTCGCTCGTGCGCTCCCTCGAGGAGGTGGGCTGCGAGGTCGTCTTCGGCATCCCCGGCGGCACGATCCTCCCGGCGTACGACCCGCTGCTCGACTCCACCAAGGTGCGGCACGTCCTGGTGCGCCACGAGCAGGGCGCCGGCCACGCCGCCACCGGGTACGCGCAGGCCACCGGCAAGGTGGGGGTCTGCATGGCGACGTCGGGTCCCGGCGCCACCAACCTGGTCACCCCGATCGCCGACGCGCACATGGACTCGATCCCGGTGGTCGCGATCACGGGCCAGCAGAGCCGCCCGCTGATCGGCACCGACGCGTTCCAGGAAGCCGACATCACCGGCATCACCATGCCGGTGACCAAGCACAACATGCTCGTGACCGACGCTGCGGAGATCCCGCGCGCGATCATGGAGGCGTTCCACCTCGCGTCCACGGGCCGACCGGGCCCGGTGCTGGTGGACATCCCGAAGGACGTGCTGCAGGAGAAGACCACGTTCTCCTGGCCGCCGGAGATGAAGCTGCCCGGCTACCGGCCGACGACCCGGCCGCACGGCAAGCAGATCCGCGAGGCCGCCAAGCTGATGTGCGCGGCCAAGCAGCCCGTGCTCTACGTCGGCGGCGGCGTGCTCAAGGCCGAGGCCACGGCCGAGCTGCTCGAGCTGGCCGAGCTGACCGGGATCCCGGTGGTCACCACGCTGATGGCGCGCGGCGCGTTCCCGGACAGCCATCCGCAGCACGTCGGCATGCCCGGCATGCACGGCACGGTCGCGGCGGTGGCCGCCATGCAGAAGGCGGACCTGCTGGTCGCGCTCGGCTCCCGGTTCGACGACCGGGTCACCGGGCAGCTGTCGACGTTCGCCCAGCACGCCACCGTCGTGCACGCCGACATCGACCCGGCCGAGATCTCGAAGAACCGCCGCGCGGACGTCCCGATCGTGGGCGACTGCAAGGAGGTCATCACCGAGCTGATCGACGCCGTCCGCGCGGAGCAGGCCTCCGGCGCGGCCGACCTCGACGCGTGGTGGGCGCAGCTGGACGAGCTCCGCAGGACCTACCCGCTGGGCTACGACTGGCCCGCCGACGGCTCGCTGTCCCCGGAGTACGTCATCGAGCGGATCGGGCAGATCGCAGGGCCGGACGCGGTCTACGCCGCGGGCGTCGGCCAGCACCAGATGTGGGCGGCCCAGTTCATCAAGTACGAGAAGCCGCGCTCGTGGCTGAACTCCGGGGGCCTCGGCACGATGGGCTTCGCGGTGCCCGCCGCGATGGGTGCCAAGATGGCGCGGCCGGACGCGCTGGTGTGGGCGATCGACGGTGACGGCTGCTTCCAGATGACCAACCAGGAGCTCGCCACCTGCGCGATCGAGGACATCCCGATCAAGGTCGCCATCATCAACAACGGCAACCTGGGCATGGTCCGGCAGTGGCAGAACCTCTTCTACGAAGAGCGGTACTCCAACACCGACCTCGGCACCCACAAGCACCGGATCCCGGACTTCAAGCTCCTCGCCGAGGCCATGGGCTGCGTGGGACTGCGTGCGGAGTCCAAGGACGAGGTCGACAAGGTGATCCAGCAGGCCATGGAGATCAACGACCGCCCGGTCGTGATCGACTTCGTGGTCGGCGCCGACGCCCAGGTGTGGCCGATGGTCGCCGCAGGCACCGGCAACGACCAGATCATGGCGGCCCGGAACATCCGGCCGCTGTTCGACGCGGACGAGATCGTGGCCGACGACGCGACGGCCAGCACGCAGATGACGAGGGAAGCATGA
- the ilvN gene encoding acetolactate synthase small subunit: protein MTQRHTLSVLVEDKPGVLARVSGLFSRRGFNIESLAVGPTEHPDVSRMTIVVAVDDFPLEQVTKQLNKLVHVIKIVELEPAASVQRELLLVKVRADPGVRSQVLEIVNLFRAKAVDVTPEALTIEATGTAEKLGALLKNLEPFGIREMVQSGMVAVGRGPRSITAAAVR, encoded by the coding sequence ATGACCCAGAGGCACACCCTGTCGGTGCTGGTCGAGGACAAGCCGGGCGTGCTCGCCCGCGTCTCGGGCCTGTTCTCGCGCCGCGGGTTCAACATCGAGTCGCTCGCGGTCGGCCCCACCGAGCACCCCGACGTCTCGCGGATGACGATCGTGGTCGCCGTCGACGACTTCCCGCTCGAGCAGGTCACCAAGCAGCTCAACAAGCTCGTGCACGTCATCAAGATCGTGGAGCTCGAGCCGGCGGCGTCGGTCCAGCGGGAGCTGCTGCTGGTCAAGGTGCGCGCCGACCCCGGCGTGCGCAGCCAGGTGCTCGAGATCGTGAACCTGTTCCGCGCCAAGGCCGTGGACGTGACGCCGGAGGCCCTGACGATCGAGGCCACCGGCACCGCCGAGAAGCTCGGGGCGCTGCTCAAGAACCTCGAGCCGTTCGGGATCCGGGAGATGGTGCAGTCCGGGATGGTGGCCGTCGGCCGCGGTCCCCGCTCCATCACCGCCGCAGCTGTTCGCTAG
- the ilvC gene encoding ketol-acid reductoisomerase: MSVNIYYDDDADLSIIQGRKVAVIGYGSQGHAHSLSLRDSGVDVRIGLPEGSKSRQKAQDEGLQVGTPAEVSAWADVIMILAPDTKQRFIYADDIAPNLQDGDAIFFGHGFNIRYELIKPPANVDVAMVAPKGPGHLVRRQFVDGKGVPALIAVEQDASGNAKALALSYAAAIGGARAGVIETTFKEETETDLFGEQAVLCGGAAALVQTGFEVLTEAGYAPEVAYFECLHELKLIVDLMYEGGIANERFSISDTAEYGDLTRGPRVITPAVKVEMKKILGEIQDGTFAREWVAEDDAGRPNFTRLQKEGQEHPIEQVGEKLRGLMSWVGTKAT, translated from the coding sequence ATGAGCGTGAACATCTACTACGACGACGACGCCGATCTGTCGATCATCCAGGGCCGCAAGGTCGCGGTGATCGGCTACGGCAGCCAGGGCCACGCCCACTCGCTGTCGCTGCGCGACTCCGGCGTCGACGTCCGGATCGGCCTGCCAGAGGGCTCGAAGTCGCGGCAGAAGGCGCAGGACGAGGGTCTGCAGGTGGGCACGCCCGCCGAGGTCTCCGCGTGGGCCGACGTGATCATGATCCTGGCGCCGGACACGAAGCAGCGCTTCATCTACGCCGACGACATCGCGCCGAACCTGCAGGACGGCGACGCGATCTTCTTCGGCCACGGCTTCAACATCCGCTACGAGCTGATCAAGCCCCCGGCGAACGTCGACGTCGCGATGGTCGCGCCGAAGGGCCCCGGCCACCTCGTGCGCCGCCAGTTCGTCGACGGCAAGGGCGTGCCCGCGCTGATCGCCGTCGAGCAGGACGCGAGCGGGAACGCGAAGGCGCTCGCCCTCTCCTACGCCGCGGCCATCGGCGGCGCCCGCGCGGGCGTCATCGAGACCACGTTCAAGGAGGAGACCGAGACCGACCTGTTCGGTGAGCAGGCCGTGCTCTGCGGCGGCGCGGCCGCGCTCGTCCAGACCGGTTTCGAGGTGCTCACCGAGGCGGGCTACGCCCCCGAGGTGGCCTACTTCGAGTGCCTGCACGAGCTCAAGCTGATCGTCGACCTCATGTACGAGGGCGGCATCGCCAACGAGCGCTTCTCCATCTCCGACACCGCGGAGTACGGCGACCTCACCCGCGGCCCGCGGGTGATCACGCCCGCCGTCAAGGTGGAGATGAAGAAGATCCTCGGCGAGATCCAGGACGGCACGTTCGCCCGCGAGTGGGTGGCCGAGGACGACGCGGGCCGCCCCAACTTCACCCGCCTCCAGAAGGAGGGCCAGGAGCACCCGATCGAGCAGGTCGGGGAGAAGCTGCGCGGCCTGATGAGCTGGGTGGGCACCAAGGCCACCTGA
- a CDS encoding aminotransferase class V-fold PLP-dependent enzyme, with protein sequence MDVDALRALTPGCAHRTHLNNAGAGLLSQPTLDVMLGHLRREAEIGGYEAADAARDDIAAVSVAVAELVGGAADEVALFDNATRAWNAAFYSLPLGPGDRILTGRAEYGSNVLAYLQVAKRTGAEVVVVPNDESGQLDTAALAELVDERTRLIGVSHVPTSGGLVNPAAEIGRIAREAGVLFLLDATQSVGQFPVDVEEIGCDMLSATGRKFLRGPRGTGFLWVRSTALERLDPYVAEIRAATWDGGRGFTWADGARRFETWENSYVNILGLGAAVRQALDLSLDAIAERTLALGAQLRERLDALPGVATHDLGRDRCAIVTAKVDGVPTEDVVAALARAGVNATATVPEDTQFDTEVRGVHPLVRLSPHYYNTEAELDRAVEVIAGLRR encoded by the coding sequence ATGGACGTCGACGCCCTCCGTGCCCTGACACCGGGCTGCGCGCACCGGACCCACCTCAACAACGCGGGCGCGGGCCTGCTGTCGCAGCCGACGCTGGACGTCATGCTCGGGCACCTGCGCCGGGAGGCCGAGATCGGCGGGTACGAGGCCGCCGACGCCGCCCGGGACGACATCGCGGCGGTGTCCGTCGCTGTGGCCGAGCTGGTGGGCGGCGCCGCCGACGAGGTCGCGCTCTTCGACAACGCCACCCGCGCCTGGAACGCCGCGTTCTACTCGCTGCCGCTCGGGCCCGGCGACCGGATCCTCACCGGCCGTGCCGAGTACGGCAGCAACGTGCTGGCCTACCTCCAGGTCGCGAAGCGGACCGGCGCCGAGGTCGTCGTGGTCCCGAACGACGAGAGCGGGCAGCTCGACACCGCCGCGCTCGCCGAGCTCGTAGACGAGCGCACCCGGCTGATCGGGGTGAGCCACGTCCCCACGAGCGGCGGCCTGGTCAACCCGGCCGCCGAGATCGGGCGCATCGCGCGCGAGGCCGGGGTGCTGTTCCTCCTCGACGCCACGCAGTCGGTCGGGCAGTTCCCGGTCGACGTGGAGGAGATCGGCTGCGACATGCTGTCCGCCACCGGGCGCAAGTTCCTGCGCGGACCGCGCGGCACCGGCTTCCTCTGGGTGCGCTCGACCGCGCTGGAACGGCTCGACCCGTACGTCGCCGAGATCCGGGCCGCCACCTGGGACGGCGGCCGGGGCTTCACCTGGGCCGACGGGGCCCGCCGCTTCGAGACGTGGGAGAACAGCTACGTCAACATCCTCGGGCTCGGCGCCGCCGTTCGGCAGGCGCTCGACCTGAGCCTGGACGCGATCGCCGAGCGCACCCTGGCGCTGGGCGCGCAGCTGCGCGAGCGGCTCGACGCGCTGCCCGGCGTGGCCACGCACGACCTGGGCCGCGACCGGTGCGCGATCGTCACGGCGAAGGTCGACGGCGTGCCGACCGAGGACGTCGTCGCCGCGCTCGCCCGGGCCGGGGTCAACGCGACCGCAACCGTGCCCGAGGACACCCAGTTCGACACGGAGGTGCGTGGCGTGCACCCGCTGGTGCGCCTGTCCCCGCACTACTACAACACCGAGGCCGAGCTGGACCGTGCCGTCGAGGTGATCGCGGGCCTCCGTCGTTGA